Below is a window of Burkholderiales bacterium DNA.
TGATCAGCCAAGCATAGCGCGGTACGGTCAGCAGGAATGCGGACCACAAACCGCGCGGCATCTTACTGACTTTCCTGCGATTCGAACGAATCAGAATCAATCCCAAACCGGCGATCAGCAGGCGGTAACGAATAAAAGCGCGGATGATGCCAATACCGCCATCCACCACTGAAATCGGCGTATGCAGTTGATGGACGATAAGAGCGAGTTCGTGGCGTTGCACATCGGCCTCTGCGATCAGCAACTCGCGCCGCAATTGCCATTGAGAGTGTTCGCGGCTCATCAGGCGCTCAAATTAACGTGATCTTTTTTCAGCTCGGCAAGCGTTGCGGCAAACAGCGCCGCGTGCGCTTTCAGCTTGCTGCGAAAAACGATTATCGCGGCGACGCCCGCGGACAAATAAAGAAAAGTCACTACCGCAAGCACCGCAAGCCGGTTGGTATCCCAGAACACGACCACGATAAAGAACGTCAGCAACAGGACTCCGAAGCTCGTGCAGAACATGCCTACCACTGCGTATATCATCAACTCGATGAGACGCTCTTTCTCCTCCTGAATTTCATTGGAGACGAGCTGCAGCCGGTTGTACAGAATCGCAATCCCGGTCCTGCCGAGGTTTCTTACCGAGTGGACGAGCCCCTGAGATTGCAAGCCAGGCGCCTCCATCCTGCGCCTAACGGCGGTTCACCAGCAAGCCGAGCAAGAAACCCAGGCCTCCGGCAACGCTCAACGCCTTCCATGGATTCTCCTGCACGTAACTCTCTGTCGCGCGCGCCGCTTCGGCGCTCCTGTCGCGCAGACGCGTTTCAGCCTCGGCCAGGCGCATCTTGGCGACATCGAGTTTTTCGGCGAACTTGACGCGCGCTTCCGATACCTTCTCATTGGCCTGGTTGGCCGTAGCTTTCAGCAATTCTTCAGCGTCCGCGACGACCACTCTGAAATCCTGTATCAGCTTATCTTTAGAAGTGCCGTAATCGTAAGCGACAACGGGATCCATGTACGACGGTGAGCTTCCGGGAACGACGGTCTTCTCGATATCGATTTCCGTTCTTGCCATGATGTCCTCCTGGGTGCGTGGTATCTACTGGTGGTAAATCTATTGAGGTTAAGCAGGATTATGCGCGTGCAGATCACACACGAACAGGGCAAAGGCGTCACTGGACGACGTCGAGCCCTGCAACGCTATGACATCGGCTTAGCTCGCGTGTTCCCCGCCGACAGGCTGGCGCCTGAATCAGTCGACTCGCTCGGAATAACGCTCGAGCAGCAGGTGCTTTTCGTCTTCGACGCGCTCGGCCAAAGCTTCGGCTTCGTCGCCATCGAGTACTTTCCGGGCCTTCGGAAACATTTCCGTTTCTTCTTCGTCGACATGATGCTCGACGATCTCGCGCAGCACCGTAAGTTTGGCTTCCCATTGATCATCTTCGGTGCCGAGGTCCTGCATTTCGGACATCAGCTGCTTGATGATCTGGTGTTCTTCTATGCCTTCCATAACGACATCATGCGTTTTATCGGCATTCTTGATGGCCGGATAGAATATCGTTTCCTCGATTTCGCCGTGCACCGTCAGCTCACGATTGATTTCGTCAAACAGGCGCTCGCGTTCGTCGGCCTCGTCCTCGTCCGTTTGTTCAAGCTGGTCGAATAGTTCAGAAACGGCTTCGTGGTCTCTTTTCAACAATTCGTAGATATCCATCGGTTCCTCCTGGTATGAGATCGCGAGTCCT
It encodes the following:
- a CDS encoding phage holin family protein is translated as MQSQGLVHSVRNLGRTGIAILYNRLQLVSNEIQEEKERLIELMIYAVVGMFCTSFGVLLLTFFIVVVFWDTNRLAVLAVVTFLYLSAGVAAIIVFRSKLKAHAALFAATLAELKKDHVNLSA
- a CDS encoding DUF883 domain-containing protein encodes the protein MDPVVAYDYGTSKDKLIQDFRVVVADAEELLKATANQANEKVSEARVKFAEKLDVAKMRLAEAETRLRDRSAEAARATESYVQENPWKALSVAGGLGFLLGLLVNRR
- a CDS encoding hemerythrin domain-containing protein, with protein sequence MDIYELLKRDHEAVSELFDQLEQTDEDEADERERLFDEINRELTVHGEIEETIFYPAIKNADKTHDVVMEGIEEHQIIKQLMSEMQDLGTEDDQWEAKLTVLREIVEHHVDEEETEMFPKARKVLDGDEAEALAERVEDEKHLLLERYSERVD